From Acidipropionibacterium acidipropionici, one genomic window encodes:
- the iolB gene encoding 5-deoxy-glucuronate isomerase, with protein sequence MTDYVLPAGTAGHDEFETDVSPQKAGWTYSGIRVAVLDAGASTTVETGDYEYLVLPLEGSYTVEVDGATRTLNGRDTIWGEITDYFFLPRGVTATVTAVSGGRVALPYALAAEDLEPRYCPVEEVTVELRGADYLCRQASNYSVGNALHTSRLLVVEVITPGGCWSSYPPHKHDEEGPDEHELEEIYYFQIKGNEYGPGMALHATYGTDERPISVAAKIGTGDVALVPHGWHGPCAAAPGYDLYYLNVMAGPGGAEWKSVDDPQYGWLRDTFADGKMDPRLPYQVDKKKEA encoded by the coding sequence ATGACTGACTACGTTCTGCCCGCCGGAACCGCGGGGCACGACGAGTTCGAGACCGACGTCTCGCCGCAGAAGGCCGGCTGGACCTACTCGGGGATCCGGGTCGCCGTCCTGGACGCCGGGGCCTCCACCACCGTGGAGACCGGCGACTACGAGTACCTCGTGCTGCCGCTGGAGGGCTCCTACACCGTGGAGGTCGACGGAGCGACCCGCACGCTCAACGGCCGCGACACCATCTGGGGCGAGATCACCGACTACTTCTTCCTGCCCCGCGGCGTCACCGCCACCGTCACCGCCGTGTCCGGAGGCCGGGTCGCGCTGCCCTACGCCCTGGCAGCCGAGGACCTCGAACCCCGCTACTGCCCGGTCGAGGAGGTCACCGTCGAGCTGCGCGGCGCCGACTACCTGTGCCGGCAGGCCTCCAACTACTCGGTCGGCAATGCGCTGCACACCTCGCGGCTGCTGGTGGTCGAGGTGATCACCCCGGGCGGCTGCTGGTCCTCCTACCCGCCGCACAAGCACGACGAGGAGGGGCCCGACGAGCACGAGCTGGAGGAGATCTACTACTTCCAGATCAAGGGCAACGAGTACGGGCCGGGAATGGCCCTGCACGCCACCTACGGCACCGATGAGCGCCCGATCAGCGTGGCCGCGAAGATCGGCACCGGCGACGTCGCCCTGGTGCCCCACGGCTGGCACGGACCGTGCGCGGCCGCTCCCGGTTACGACCTCTACTACCTCAATGTGATGGCCGGGCCCGGGGGAGCGGAGTGGAAGTCCGTCGACGACCCGCAGTACGGCTGGCTCCGCGACACATTCGCGGACGGGAAGATGGATCCTCGTCTTCCCTACCAGGTTGACAAGAAGAAGGAGGCCTGA
- a CDS encoding Cgl0159 family (beta/alpha)8-fold protein, whose protein sequence is MSATPLIDKLVERRVSDPRGFADRVAERARSDWKGGEPLMVIAADHPARGALRAGSDQYAMADRESLLERCVTALSRPGVNGFLGTSDMVQDLANLGVLDGKVVFGSMNRGGFAGASFEIDDRMTGYDVEGVVSQDLTGGKMLMRYDFEDRDTAETVATCAATVDALARAGRIAMVEPFISGRDASGRVVNDLSTEAVVKSVAMTAGLGADSAWTWLKLPAVEGMEEVARASSMPILLLGGEVSADAEATRRMWAQALAPSTVQGLVLGRSLLYPSDGDVAAAVDNAVKLLEV, encoded by the coding sequence ATGAGCGCAACACCTCTGATCGACAAGCTGGTGGAGCGCCGGGTCTCCGACCCCAGGGGCTTCGCCGACCGGGTCGCCGAGCGGGCCCGGTCGGACTGGAAGGGGGGCGAGCCACTGATGGTCATCGCCGCGGACCACCCGGCCCGCGGTGCCCTGCGGGCCGGCAGCGACCAGTACGCGATGGCCGACCGCGAATCCCTCCTGGAGCGCTGCGTCACGGCCCTGTCGAGGCCCGGGGTCAACGGCTTCCTGGGCACCAGTGACATGGTCCAGGATCTCGCCAATCTCGGCGTGCTCGACGGCAAGGTGGTCTTCGGCTCGATGAACCGAGGCGGATTCGCCGGGGCCTCCTTCGAGATCGACGACCGGATGACCGGGTACGACGTCGAGGGGGTCGTCTCCCAGGATCTGACCGGCGGCAAGATGCTGATGCGCTACGACTTCGAGGACCGCGACACCGCCGAGACCGTCGCCACCTGCGCCGCCACCGTCGACGCGCTGGCCAGAGCCGGCCGGATCGCGATGGTGGAGCCCTTCATCTCGGGCCGGGACGCCTCCGGTAGGGTCGTCAACGATCTGTCGACCGAGGCCGTCGTCAAGTCGGTCGCGATGACCGCCGGGCTCGGCGCCGACTCCGCCTGGACCTGGCTCAAACTCCCCGCCGTCGAGGGCATGGAGGAGGTCGCGCGGGCCTCGTCGATGCCCATCCTGCTGCTGGGCGGCGAGGTCTCCGCCGACGCCGAGGCCACCCGCCGCATGTGGGCCCAGGCCCTGGCGCCGTCCACGGTGCAGGGGCTGGTGCTCGGGCGCTCGCTGCTCTACCCGTCCGACGGCGACGTGGCCGCCGCCGTCGACAACGCCGTCAAGCTATTGGAGGTCTGA
- the iolC gene encoding 5-dehydro-2-deoxygluconokinase, with the protein MVAFGPRPVDVLTMGRIGVDIYPLQTGVGLEDVTSFGKFLGGSATNVAVAAARLRHATAVVTAVGDDPFGNFCRQEMGRLGVFSQYVGTVEKIPTPVTFCEIYPPDDFPLYFYRYPTAPDLQITPEDIPEQAVKDAKILWLTVTGLCQEPSRAAHHKALEVRGGRRHTVLDLDYRPSFWSSKEEAHEAVSAILPQVTVAVGNREECEVAVGETEPQKAAEALLEAGVEIAVVKQGPKGTLAMTRHEQVEVPPTPIEVTNGLGAGDAFGGSLCHGLLEGWSLADTIRAASTAGALVATRLECSTAMPSEPELLTMMGRHADITPKESHR; encoded by the coding sequence ATGGTTGCCTTCGGACCCAGACCGGTCGACGTCCTGACGATGGGACGGATCGGCGTCGACATCTACCCCCTCCAGACCGGAGTCGGACTCGAGGACGTCACCTCCTTCGGGAAGTTCCTCGGCGGCAGCGCCACCAATGTCGCCGTCGCCGCCGCCCGCCTGCGCCACGCCACGGCCGTGGTCACCGCCGTGGGAGACGACCCCTTCGGTAATTTCTGCCGCCAGGAGATGGGCCGACTGGGAGTCTTCTCCCAGTACGTCGGCACCGTCGAGAAGATCCCGACCCCCGTCACCTTCTGCGAGATCTACCCTCCGGACGACTTCCCCCTCTACTTCTACCGGTACCCCACGGCCCCGGACCTCCAGATCACCCCGGAGGACATCCCGGAGCAGGCCGTCAAGGACGCCAAGATCCTGTGGCTGACCGTCACCGGTCTGTGTCAGGAGCCCAGCCGGGCCGCCCACCACAAGGCCCTCGAGGTGCGCGGCGGGCGGAGGCACACCGTGCTGGATCTGGACTACCGGCCCTCCTTCTGGTCGAGCAAGGAGGAGGCCCACGAGGCCGTCTCCGCGATCCTGCCACAGGTCACCGTCGCGGTGGGCAACCGTGAGGAGTGCGAGGTGGCGGTCGGCGAGACCGAGCCCCAGAAGGCCGCCGAGGCGCTCCTGGAAGCCGGCGTCGAGATCGCCGTGGTGAAGCAGGGCCCCAAGGGGACTCTGGCGATGACCCGCCACGAGCAGGTCGAGGTGCCCCCGACCCCCATCGAGGTCACCAACGGCCTGGGTGCCGGCGACGCCTTCGGCGGCAGCCTGTGCCACGGCCTGCTGGAGGGCTGGTCGCTGGCCGACACCATCCGCGCGGCGTCGACCGCCGGTGCCCTGGTGGCCACCCGGCTGGAGTGTTCCACGGCCATGCCGAGCGAGCCCGAGCTGCTCACCATGATGGGCAGGCACGCCGACATCACCCCTAAGGAGTCGCACCGATGA
- a CDS encoding transaldolase family protein: MTEYTPGPLLEVSRNTPTALWNDSADLDELSQSISFGGVGATCNPQIAYGTIKKHLDVWAPRIKKIHEEHPTWGEAEIGWQAVKDMSVEAAKLLEPIFVEQHGHNGRLSVQTDPRLHNDAKALADQAEEFSNLAPNIIVKVPCTSIGVQAIEDATYRGVSMNVTVSFSVPQAVRSAEAIERGLDRRVAEGLPIDEMGPVVTIMAGRLDDWLKIVAERDREAIDPGVLEWAGIACVKHAYQIFQERGFRARVLVAAYRNTLQYSELTGGDLVLSPPFKWAKRVNDSGYTPDFDAINKPVPADRMAALEKLPEFRRAYDPDGMTIEEFDTFGPTLRTLRGFLQADCDLETLVKDIVMPEP, from the coding sequence ATGACCGAATACACGCCCGGACCGCTTCTCGAGGTCTCCAGGAACACACCCACGGCGCTGTGGAACGACTCCGCCGATCTCGACGAGCTCTCCCAGTCCATCTCCTTCGGCGGAGTCGGCGCGACCTGCAACCCCCAGATCGCCTACGGAACCATCAAGAAGCACCTCGACGTCTGGGCGCCGCGGATCAAGAAGATCCACGAGGAGCACCCCACCTGGGGAGAGGCCGAGATCGGCTGGCAGGCCGTCAAGGACATGTCAGTCGAGGCCGCGAAGCTCCTCGAGCCGATCTTCGTCGAGCAGCACGGGCACAACGGCCGGCTGTCGGTCCAGACCGATCCCCGCCTCCACAACGACGCCAAGGCCCTGGCCGATCAGGCCGAGGAGTTCAGCAACCTCGCCCCGAACATCATCGTGAAGGTGCCCTGCACCTCAATCGGGGTCCAGGCCATCGAGGACGCCACCTACCGCGGCGTCTCCATGAACGTGACGGTCTCCTTCTCCGTCCCGCAGGCCGTCCGCTCCGCCGAGGCCATCGAGCGCGGCCTCGATCGCCGGGTCGCCGAGGGCCTGCCGATCGACGAGATGGGCCCGGTCGTCACCATCATGGCAGGCCGTCTGGACGACTGGCTCAAGATCGTCGCCGAGCGCGACCGCGAGGCGATCGATCCCGGCGTCCTGGAGTGGGCGGGGATCGCCTGCGTCAAGCACGCCTACCAGATCTTCCAGGAGCGCGGGTTCCGCGCCCGGGTGCTGGTGGCCGCCTACCGCAACACCCTCCAGTACTCGGAGCTCACCGGTGGCGATCTCGTCCTCTCCCCGCCCTTCAAGTGGGCCAAGCGGGTCAACGACTCCGGCTACACCCCGGACTTCGACGCCATCAACAAGCCGGTCCCGGCCGACCGGATGGCCGCTCTGGAGAAGCTGCCCGAGTTCCGCCGCGCCTACGACCCCGACGGCATGACCATCGAGGAGTTCGACACCTTCGGGCCGACGCTGCGCACCCTGCGGGGCTTCCTGCAGGCCGACTGCGATCTCGAGACCCTGGTCAAGGACATCGTGATGCCCGAGCCGTGA
- the trxA gene encoding thioredoxin: MATVALNTENFSSTVDANDVVLIDFWAGWCNPCMRFAPIYDEASSRHEDVTFAKVDTEDQQDLSAALEITSIPTIMAFRSGYLVFRQAGLLPGAQLDELIEKVKELDPEELKRQADAQRESA; encoded by the coding sequence ATGGCGACCGTCGCCCTCAACACGGAGAACTTCTCCTCGACCGTCGACGCCAACGACGTCGTCCTCATCGACTTCTGGGCCGGATGGTGCAATCCGTGCATGCGTTTCGCCCCGATCTACGACGAGGCGAGCAGCAGGCACGAGGATGTGACCTTCGCGAAGGTCGACACCGAGGATCAGCAGGACCTGTCGGCCGCCCTGGAGATCACCTCCATCCCGACCATCATGGCCTTCCGTTCGGGCTACCTGGTCTTCCGCCAGGCCGGCCTGCTGCCGGGCGCCCAGCTCGACGAGCTCATCGAGAAGGTCAAGGAGCTCGACCCCGAGGAGCTGAAGCGACAGGCCGACGCGCAGCGGGAGAGCGCCTGA